The Deltaproteobacteria bacterium genome has a window encoding:
- a CDS encoding TIGR02266 family protein has translation MADHRKGPRLDVVLKAQYETEEAFREALIANLGPGGLYLVTDVPFEVGSEFSVEISLPQKRGVIKGRCQVVWVNQVEAENYPKGMGVKFTELPEKHARILQQYLKEIEGS, from the coding sequence ATGGCCGACCACAGAAAAGGGCCCCGTCTGGACGTGGTTCTCAAAGCACAGTATGAGACAGAAGAAGCATTTCGGGAGGCCCTGATAGCCAATTTGGGCCCGGGTGGTCTCTACCTTGTAACGGATGTGCCTTTCGAGGTGGGCTCGGAGTTCTCGGTAGAAATTTCTCTTCCCCAGAAGCGGGGGGTGATCAAAGGGAGATGCCAGGTGGTGTGGGTGAATCAGGTGGAGGCAGAGAATTATCCAAAAGGCATGGGCGTCAAATTTACTGAACTGCCCGAAAAGCACGCCAGAATTCTGCAACAATATCTCAAGGAGATTGAGGGAAGCTAG